In the Desulfatiglans anilini DSM 4660 genome, one interval contains:
- a CDS encoding flavodoxin family protein: MACSILVVYHSQGGNTRKMAEAVAAGAGEVEGVRVVLKEAFQATLADLVDCDGLVLGSPEYFGYMAGAVKDFFDRTYESARVERKVFKKPYAVFVSAGNDGRGALAAIERICIGYPLKKVCEAVIARGELTEQNLAQCRELGQTVAAGCDAGIY; this comes from the coding sequence ATGGCCTGTTCAATCCTGGTGGTTTATCACTCCCAGGGAGGCAACACGCGCAAGATGGCGGAAGCCGTTGCGGCTGGTGCAGGAGAGGTGGAGGGTGTCCGCGTGGTTCTGAAAGAGGCCTTCCAGGCTACGCTTGCGGATCTGGTTGACTGCGACGGACTGGTCCTCGGCTCGCCCGAGTATTTCGGGTACATGGCGGGGGCGGTCAAAGATTTCTTTGATCGAACCTACGAATCCGCCAGAGTCGAAAGAAAGGTTTTCAAGAAACCCTATGCGGTCTTTGTCAGCGCCGGGAACGACGGGCGAGGCGCTCTTGCGGCGATCGAGCGGATCTGCATCGGTTATCCACTCAAGAAGGTCTGTGAGGCGGTCATCGCCCGCGGAGAATTGACGGAACAGAACCTGGCGCAGTGCCGCGAGTTGGGGCAAACGGTGGCGGCCGGCTGTGATGCAGGCATCTACTAG
- the gltA gene encoding NADPH-dependent glutamate synthase has product MMAETTEKKEKVPRQPMPEQSAEVRRRNFEEVPRGYTAEMAMKEAERCLQCKNPACMNGCPVSIEIPAFIKHVKEGDFTKAVRKIWERNALPAVCGRVCPQEIQCEGLCILGKKGEPVAIGNLERFVADWERANGKGDLPPKAEPTGKRVAVVGSGPSGLTVAGDLILKGHDVTIFEAFHKPGGVLVYGIPEFRLPKEIVYSEVNFLERLGAKLQCNSVVGRTVSVDELFEEGFDAVYIGVGAGLPSFLNIPGENLIGIYSANEYLTRANLMKAYLFPEYDTPIVRGKDVAVLGAGNVAMDSARTAMRLGADRVRIVYRRSRDEMPARKAEIHHAEEEGIEFHLLTAPTRFIGDENGRVKAMECLKMELGEPDASGRRRPVPVEGSKFTLDCDLAVISVGAGANPLLTRSTEGLQLTKWGYIIADPETGKTTKKGVWAGGDIVTGQATVILAMGAGRMASDSIHKYLTWGW; this is encoded by the coding sequence ATGATGGCGGAAACGACGGAAAAGAAGGAAAAAGTGCCCAGACAGCCCATGCCGGAGCAGTCCGCAGAGGTGAGGCGGAGGAACTTCGAAGAGGTTCCGAGAGGATACACGGCGGAGATGGCGATGAAGGAGGCCGAGCGATGCCTGCAGTGCAAGAATCCGGCCTGCATGAACGGCTGTCCCGTGTCGATCGAGATCCCGGCCTTCATCAAACATGTCAAGGAGGGCGATTTTACCAAAGCCGTCCGTAAGATCTGGGAGCGGAACGCCCTGCCGGCGGTCTGCGGCCGGGTGTGCCCCCAGGAGATCCAGTGCGAAGGCCTGTGCATCCTCGGGAAAAAAGGCGAGCCTGTGGCGATCGGCAACCTGGAGCGCTTCGTGGCCGATTGGGAAAGGGCGAACGGAAAGGGCGACCTGCCGCCCAAGGCCGAGCCGACCGGGAAGCGTGTGGCTGTCGTAGGGTCCGGACCTTCAGGTCTGACCGTCGCCGGCGACCTGATCCTGAAGGGCCACGACGTGACGATCTTCGAGGCCTTCCACAAACCGGGCGGCGTGCTTGTCTACGGGATCCCCGAATTCCGGCTCCCCAAAGAGATCGTGTACTCGGAAGTCAATTTTCTCGAGCGGCTCGGCGCAAAGCTGCAGTGCAACTCGGTAGTCGGGCGTACGGTCTCCGTTGACGAACTGTTCGAAGAGGGGTTCGATGCCGTCTATATCGGGGTCGGGGCAGGGCTGCCGAGTTTCCTCAACATCCCGGGCGAAAACCTGATCGGCATCTATTCGGCCAACGAGTACCTCACACGGGCCAACCTGATGAAGGCCTATCTCTTCCCCGAGTACGATACACCGATCGTGCGCGGGAAGGATGTGGCCGTGCTGGGCGCCGGTAACGTGGCTATGGACTCGGCCAGAACGGCGATGCGGCTCGGGGCGGACCGGGTGAGGATCGTATACCGGCGTTCACGGGACGAGATGCCTGCCAGAAAGGCCGAGATCCATCATGCCGAGGAGGAAGGGATCGAATTCCACCTGCTGACGGCGCCGACGCGCTTTATCGGGGATGAAAACGGACGCGTCAAGGCCATGGAATGCCTCAAGATGGAACTGGGTGAACCGGATGCCTCGGGCCGCCGCCGCCCGGTGCCGGTCGAGGGCTCCAAGTTCACCCTGGACTGCGACCTGGCGGTCATTTCGGTCGGAGCCGGTGCGAACCCGCTGCTGACGCGGAGCACGGAAGGACTGCAACTGACGAAGTGGGGCTACATCATCGCTGATCCCGAAACGGGAAAGACGACCAAGAAGGGCGTGTGGGCCGGAGGCGATATCGTCACCGGGCAGGCCACCGTTATCCTGGCGATGGGCGCCGGGCGTATGGCCTCCGATTCGATCCACAAATATCTGACCTGGGGCTGGTAG